The DNA sequence CTGGTTTATAAAGGAAAGCTCTGTTATCAGGTGCTTTCATATATTACTCAGCAGCTTCTGTGGTATCAGTCTCTGCTGTAGTTGTCGTTTCAGATGTAGTATCTGCTTCAGAAGCTGTGTCTTCAGAAGTATCACTGTCAGTATCTTCAACATCCGTACTGTCTCCGTCTGATGCATCAGATGAAGTTGCAGGGAAAATACTTCCATATCCCTGTTCTGCCCATGTCTGGCTGACATATGCACCGAGCTTCTCAGCCTCTACATACTTTGGAATGGCCTTGTATATCTTTACGCCCAGTGTGGCTGCAAGAATGCATCCGACTAACACGCCAAATATACACCATCCAAGGATTTTCTTTCTCTTTTCGCGCTTCATGATCGCTGCGCGGTTCTTCTTCTCATATTTTCTTTTATCTACTTTACTCTGGCTCACTTGCCTGACCTCCCAGTAAAAATCTTATTGGAGTATATCACATCTGCATGAAATATTCCAGCATTTCACAAAATCTTTAAAACTTCATACAAAATATCGGGAATAATTCTGTTTATCATACTCGGATATTTCTGAAATTCTTTATCAGATCTTACAAATTACGGATCTTGAACTCACGCTCATTCTCTCGCTTGACATCCTTCTTCGCGATGTCCTGACGTTTGTCGTATAATTTCTTACCCTTTGCCAGCCCGATCTCCATCTTGACCAGGCCGTCACGGATATAGACCTTTAATGGAACGATCGTATATCCTTTTACCTGCTGGGCTCCCATCAGTTTATTGATCTCATACTTATGAAGCAACAGCTTTCTGGTACGAAGTGGGTCTTTATTGAATATATTGCCTTTTTCATATGGGCTGATATTCATACGATAAATGTAGATTTCTCCTTTATCGATACTGATAAAAGATTCTTTGATGCTACAATGTCCCTGTCTGACTGATTTCACTTCTGTTCCGGTCAGTGCAATCCCTGCCTCGTACTTTTCTTCTATGAAATAATCAAAATATGCCTTTTTGTTATTTGCGATGAGTTTGTTTCCTCTTTCCTTTGCCATGTCCTGCTTCATCTCCTTCTTTGGCATCTGACCGGATCACAAATTCGATCCGTCTGCTCTGTTTATCTGCAAGCTTTACTTTTACCTTAACGGTATCACCGATCGAGTATTTCTTTCCGGTTGATTCTCCGATCATAGCATATTCATCCTGCGAATACACATAAAAATCGTCATAAAGTGTCGACACATCTACAAATCCCTCAATAGTATTTGGAAGCTCTACAAAGATACCACGGTTGATGACTCCTGATATGATACCTTCAAATTC is a window from the Lachnospiraceae bacterium GAM79 genome containing:
- the smpB gene encoding SsrA-binding protein SmpB, translated to MAKERGNKLIANNKKAYFDYFIEEKYEAGIALTGTEVKSVRQGHCSIKESFISIDKGEIYIYRMNISPYEKGNIFNKDPLRTRKLLLHKYEINKLMGAQQVKGYTIVPLKVYIRDGLVKMEIGLAKGKKLYDKRQDIAKKDVKRENEREFKIRNL